The genomic window GTGCGTGACCGGGCTGGTCTGAAACCAATAATTGGTCTTCCCCTGTGAGCCAGTGGCATGAAAAAATGCTTGTTCGCCGACTCGTATTAACCCGGTGATAAGACTCTTGGGTCCGTCAACCACCTGAAGCACGCACTCGCCGGAAAAGGAGAAGTCAACCAACTGAATGATCAATTTTTCCTCACCGTTATGGGTCCAGCAGGCGGGCTCCCGAAGCACCATGGTGGCCAGCTGTAGCTCGCTCATGAACGGAACCGGCTCGATATACCGATATGCCACGCAGCCAAGGGTGCTTGCCTGATGACGAGGGCTATCTCTGAATGTCTGGATCAGATACACGTGGGCACGCGTTGTCGTCCAGACGACATACCACTGATACGGATCATTGACCGGGTCAATCACCGTAATATTCGAATGTATCATGACAATCCTCCTATGGAATATTGATGAAAGTTGCTGTTTTTCTGTTTCGGAATAGCCTCAAAACCTACCACCATTTTCTCAGGCGGTCAAGGCTGTATGCGGCCGATACAAAAATTAAATACCTACTCGCCCTGGGCTAATTCTTCCAGCAGCTGCTTTTGTTTGCGCGACAATTTTGTCGGCGTCACGACCTGTACGGTCACCAACTGGTCACCACGACCCCGAGAACGCAGGTGCGGCACGCCTTTGTCGCCTAAACGAAATACTTTACCTGACTGCGTGCCAGCAGGAATCTTCAAAATAACCTCGCCGTCTAAAGTTTCTACAGGAACCTTATCTCCCAGCGCCGCCTGACTGAAACTGATTTCGAGCGTGGAAAGAATATCGTCGTCCTTGCGCTCAAATACCGGATCCGGCTCTACCCGCATGGTGATATAGAGATCTCCGGGATGCGCTCCCCGACCACCCGCTTCGCCTTTGCCAGACACGCGGATTGATTCACCTTCCTGGATACCTGCTGGAATTTTCACCTTAATCTTTTCTGAAGCGCGCACCCGTCCATCGCCGCCGCACTGTTTGCACTGCTTACTCGCCTTCTTGCCCTCGCCCTGGCACGAGGAACAAACCGCCGCGGTGCGAAAAGCTCCCAGTATCGTTTGCTGTACTTGTTCGACTTGGCCACGGCCGCCACAGGTAGAGCAGGTTTCAATCTTTGCACCAGGCTCCGCGCCATTTCCCTGACAATGATCACACACGACCTGCTTGTATAATTCGACAACTTCTTCAGTGCCAAAAACCGCCTCACGGAATGTAAGTGTCAATGTCGTCTGAATATCTTGGCCGGCTGATCGGCGCGATCCCCGACCACCCCGACGGCCAAAACCGAAAATGTCCCCAAAGATATCTCCAAAATCGCCAAAGTCATATTCCACCCGCTGGCCGCCCTGAGCGCCACCTGCGGCTCGTGCAAAG from Candidatus Kerfeldbacteria bacterium includes these protein-coding regions:
- the dnaJ gene encoding molecular chaperone DnaJ, which gives rise to MSKDLYEILGVAKGATQDEIKKAYRKLAHQHHPDKQGGDEAKFKEINGAYQVLSDPERRQRYDQFGSQYEQAAGARGQGFSWEDFARAAGGAQGGQRVEYDFGDFGDIFGDIFGFGRRGGRGSRRSAGQDIQTTLTLTFREAVFGTEEVVELYKQVVCDHCQGNGAEPGAKIETCSTCGGRGQVEQVQQTILGAFRTAAVCSSCQGEGKKASKQCKQCGGDGRVRASEKIKVKIPAGIQEGESIRVSGKGEAGGRGAHPGDLYITMRVEPDPVFERKDDDILSTLEISFSQAALGDKVPVETLDGEVILKIPAGTQSGKVFRLGDKGVPHLRSRGRGDQLVTVQVVTPTKLSRKQKQLLEELAQGE